GTAGCGTCACTCGCCCTTCACCCGTTCTTGGGCCGGGACACGAAAAGCGTTACGAGGGAGACGGCCCGATCCGGATTCCGCTTTGCCGGCGCCGGGCGTCCCGCCGGGGTCGATTGAGTGTTCGAAGTAGCCCGAATCGCCGGTGTCGCACTTCGGCCGATTCATGTCTGTTAATGCTGTGTATTGGCGGATTTTCAAGTGCTCCTGGTCACTATTGGTTGATGGCCCAATGACAATGGGCATCCCGATCACCATGACCACGCAGACGCGCACGCCCCATCCAGTCCTTGATCAAGCCGCCATCACCAGCCTCCTCTTCAGTGATGGCGCGGACGGGAACGAGCTCCACGGCCGCTGGCGCAAAGCGGTCTCGGACGAGCTGTTCCGGTATCGGCCCGGACTCGGGACCCAGCAACGATGGCGGCTCGCCTACAAACGGCTGAGAGCCCTGAACGAACAGGTTCCGTCACCCGAGCACTTCGCCGACGACCCGCGCGGACTCGCGGCGTTGCACGAGTGGACCTGCCCCGTGGACGGCCCCACGGTCACCGTGGCCGGTATCCACTACAACCTCTTTCTCGGCAGCGTCGTCGACGACCAGGTCTCCCCGCCACGCGACCTGACGGACTTCACCACCATGTCCCGCATAGGGACCTTCCTGTGCACCGAGCGCGCGCACGGGAACGACGTACCGGCGCTGGAGACCGTCGCCCGGTACGACCGGGAGCGCGACGAGTTCGTCCTGCACACCCCGCACCCCGGGGCGCAGAAGTACATGCCCAACACCAGCTCCGCGGGCGGTCCCAAGACCGCGGTGGTCGCCGCCCGGCTGATCGTCGACGACAAGTACCTGGGCGCCTTCCTCTTCCTCACCCCGCTCAGCGACGAGTACGGCACCCTGCCCGGCATCACCGTCACCCTGCTGCCGGAGCGCGTCGGCGCGTCGGTGGACCACTGCGCCACGAACTTCGACAACGTACGGCTGCCCCGCACCGCGCTCATCCAGGGCGCCCACGGCCAACTCCTGCCCGACGGAAGCCTCGTCAGCTCCGTCGGCAGTCCACGCAAGCGGTTCATCCAGGCCATCAGCCGCGTCACGGCGGGCAAACTGTGCATGAGTGCCAGCGGGCTCGGGGTGGCCCGTACGGCACTCGCGATCGCCGTGCGGTACTCGTACACCCGGCACATATCCGGGCCGGTCGCCGGACAGCGCGTCCCGCTCGCCGCCCACCGCACCCACCACACCCGCCTCCTCGACCACACCGCCACCGCCTACGCCATGACCTTCCTGCACCGGGCGGCCACCGAACGCTGGGTCACCCGCACGCCCGAGGACAGCGCGGACGCCGAGCGGCTGGTCGCCGTCACCAAGGGGTGGGTCACCTGGCGGGCCCGCGAGATCGCGACCGAGAGCCGGGAGCGGTGCGGCGCCCGGGGGCTGTTCCCCGTGAACGGGATCGCCGCCATGGCCGGCGACATGGACGGCGCGATCACCGCCGA
The DNA window shown above is from Streptomyces sp. NBC_01451 and carries:
- a CDS encoding acyl-CoA dehydrogenase family protein; amino-acid sequence: MTTQTRTPHPVLDQAAITSLLFSDGADGNELHGRWRKAVSDELFRYRPGLGTQQRWRLAYKRLRALNEQVPSPEHFADDPRGLAALHEWTCPVDGPTVTVAGIHYNLFLGSVVDDQVSPPRDLTDFTTMSRIGTFLCTERAHGNDVPALETVARYDRERDEFVLHTPHPGAQKYMPNTSSAGGPKTAVVAARLIVDDKYLGAFLFLTPLSDEYGTLPGITVTLLPERVGASVDHCATNFDNVRLPRTALIQGAHGQLLPDGSLVSSVGSPRKRFIQAISRVTAGKLCMSASGLGVARTALAIAVRYSYTRHISGPVAGQRVPLAAHRTHHTRLLDHTATAYAMTFLHRAATERWVTRTPEDSADAERLVAVTKGWVTWRAREIATESRERCGARGLFPVNGIAAMAGDMDGAITAEGDNVAIWCKAGAEMIFGHELAPEPVRPTGDEPLTDPGLLRRALTTAERYWHLAARRDLRRDNDGGDALGRWNNASDAALNLVEAYTVGQAADALLAACARVSDPITHAVLEDLSALFLLRQVSARSGLLLAEQALTVDQVRALPETLHTLTTRLAPHLDTLTRAFDVPEEHLSALPLLNGA